Proteins encoded together in one uncultured Desulfosarcina sp. window:
- a CDS encoding TIGR03013 family XrtA/PEP-CTERM system glycosyltransferase produces MLRIFKQYYPVRNAFFVVGEGLFIFLSVIIASWLLIGHGFFLEDHALLLKTLLISVVCQLFLYYNDLYDLNVTDTYQELFIRLLQALGASAIFLAIVYFFFPACIIGRGVFIVSICFVITFIVLWRVGYTHVLNRGLFDQKIVLLGSGELAMNIAKEISDSRDCGYRIAAVVNGKGPDEQCLSSVSARICKNGYDGLCKEARDLNINKIVVAIEERRTGFPIRQLLQCRVDGIEVIEGTSFYEMLTGKLIVEKINPSWLIFSEGFRKSWMRRVIKRIGDLLLSIIILALLAPVLIVVAILIKLDSKGPVFFSQERVGENRKPYMVHKFRSMVQDAEKQSGPVWAQSNDSRVTRIGKFIRKWRIDEFPQLFNVIKGEMSFVGPRPEREFFVEELEEAIPYYGERFSVKPGVTGWAQVNYPYGASVEDAKEKLNYDLFYIKNMSIFMDMMVVMRTVKTVLFGEGAR; encoded by the coding sequence ATGCTTCGAATTTTTAAACAATACTATCCGGTTCGAAATGCATTCTTCGTGGTCGGGGAAGGATTGTTCATTTTCCTTTCCGTGATCATTGCCAGTTGGCTGCTGATCGGTCACGGTTTTTTTCTGGAAGACCATGCACTGTTGCTCAAGACGTTGCTGATTTCCGTGGTTTGCCAGCTTTTCCTTTATTACAATGATTTATACGACCTTAATGTGACCGATACGTACCAGGAATTATTTATCCGTTTGCTTCAGGCCCTTGGTGCATCAGCCATTTTTCTGGCGATCGTTTATTTCTTTTTCCCCGCATGCATAATTGGTAGGGGGGTTTTCATCGTTAGCATCTGTTTTGTGATTACCTTCATCGTATTGTGGCGAGTGGGCTACACACACGTTCTCAACCGAGGCCTGTTCGACCAAAAAATTGTCCTGCTGGGCTCCGGTGAATTGGCTATGAACATTGCCAAAGAAATTAGCGATAGCAGGGACTGCGGCTATCGAATTGCTGCGGTGGTTAACGGGAAAGGTCCTGATGAACAATGCCTATCAAGCGTTTCAGCCAGAATTTGCAAAAACGGATACGACGGCCTTTGCAAAGAGGCCAGAGATCTGAACATCAATAAGATCGTTGTCGCTATCGAAGAGCGAAGAACCGGTTTTCCCATCCGGCAGTTGCTGCAGTGCCGCGTGGACGGCATTGAGGTGATCGAGGGTACCAGTTTCTATGAAATGCTGACAGGCAAGTTGATCGTTGAGAAAATCAATCCTAGTTGGCTGATTTTTTCCGAAGGCTTCAGAAAGTCGTGGATGCGCCGGGTGATCAAAAGAATCGGTGATTTGCTGCTCTCCATCATTATTCTGGCCCTGTTGGCACCGGTATTGATTGTTGTGGCCATTTTGATCAAACTGGACTCCAAAGGACCGGTGTTTTTCTCTCAGGAAAGGGTGGGGGAAAATCGAAAACCGTACATGGTCCACAAATTTCGGTCCATGGTCCAGGATGCGGAGAAACAAAGCGGGCCGGTATGGGCACAATCCAACGACAGTCGGGTAACGCGTATCGGAAAGTTCATCCGCAAATGGCGTATCGACGAATTCCCGCAATTGTTCAATGTGATCAAAGGAGAAATGAGCTTTGTGGGACCGCGGCCGGAACGGGAGTTTTTCGTCGAGGAATTGGAAGAAGCCATTCCTTACTATGGCGAGCGCTTTTCCGTAAAGCCAGGTGTTACCGGATGGGCCCAGGTGAACTACCCCTATGGGGCTTCTGTCGAAGATGCCAAGGAGAAACTGAACTACGACCTGTTTTACATCAAGAACATGTCCATTTTTATGGATATGATGGTGGTTATGCGTACGGTGAAGACAGTGCTGTTTGGAGAAGGAGCGCGCTGA
- a CDS encoding SUMF1/EgtB/PvdO family nonheme iron enzyme, which produces MKPKEISRRLNRLQELAQSGEAVEACLLAREIFIELLKSIYSQVRGQASPAMMRELLEREIEIGGENGDFRQFDSQKMIDLFAREDLVGKAEKLSLLKFDLSRIVNLGAFSNWLENMATPSSASLCFIHAWLRLFAAEAEIVDPDLETGIVGHTPSSILMEQTTEDRLPGVKPGKPYTDPITDMTFVWVPEGTFSMGDSFDEGADDEKPVHEVTLSPFAIATTPVTQAQWQRLMDENPSSCIGENHPVEQVSLANVMAFIDRLNVQSPTGYHFDLPSEAQWEYAARSGGKNERYAGGQELETVGWFADNITTGSTAPVGQKSPNALGIYDMSGNVWEWCRDFYLSDAYRSHSKNDPMVSQGGRDHVIRGGSWHLDAWSARCARRFRFDPELFGPALGFRVVMEVKRTKEEG; this is translated from the coding sequence ATGAAACCAAAAGAGATCAGCCGTCGATTGAATCGACTCCAGGAACTGGCGCAGTCAGGCGAAGCCGTTGAGGCGTGCCTTTTGGCCCGGGAGATTTTCATTGAACTGTTGAAATCCATATATTCTCAGGTTCGCGGTCAGGCTTCTCCGGCGATGATGCGCGAATTATTGGAACGGGAAATTGAAATTGGCGGGGAAAATGGCGATTTCAGGCAGTTCGACAGTCAAAAAATGATCGATCTGTTTGCCCGCGAAGACTTGGTTGGCAAGGCTGAAAAGTTGTCTTTGTTAAAATTCGATCTTTCCAGGATCGTAAACTTGGGAGCATTTTCAAACTGGCTTGAAAACATGGCAACACCATCATCGGCAAGCCTGTGTTTCATCCATGCCTGGCTGCGTCTGTTTGCAGCAGAAGCAGAAATCGTCGATCCAGACCTGGAGACAGGCATTGTGGGCCACACGCCTTCTTCTATTTTAATGGAACAGACCACAGAAGACAGGCTGCCTGGCGTTAAACCCGGCAAACCATACACGGACCCGATTACTGATATGACTTTCGTTTGGGTTCCCGAAGGAACGTTTTCCATGGGCGATAGCTTCGATGAAGGTGCGGATGACGAAAAGCCGGTCCACGAGGTCACCCTTTCGCCCTTTGCCATTGCCACCACGCCGGTGACCCAGGCCCAGTGGCAGCGCCTCATGGACGAAAATCCTTCCAGTTGTATCGGGGAGAATCACCCGGTCGAACAGGTCTCGCTGGCCAATGTCATGGCGTTCATTGATCGGCTCAACGTGCAGTCGCCGACAGGCTATCACTTTGATCTGCCGTCTGAAGCCCAGTGGGAATACGCCGCCCGCAGCGGCGGTAAAAACGAACGCTATGCCGGCGGGCAGGAATTGGAGACGGTGGGCTGGTTTGCGGACAACATCACCACCGGTTCAACGGCACCAGTGGGACAGAAGAGCCCAAACGCATTGGGAATTTATGACATGAGCGGCAACGTATGGGAGTGGTGCCGGGACTTCTATCTCTCTGATGCTTACCGTAGCCATTCCAAAAACGATCCGATGGTTTCCCAGGGTGGCCGGGATCATGTCATCCGCGGCGGAAGCTGGCATTTGGATGCCTGGAGTGCTCGCTGTGCCCGGCGGTTCCGATTCGATCCCGAATTGTTCGGTCCGGCGCTGGGGTTTCGGGTGGTGATGGAAGTGAAAAGAACGAAGGAAGAGGGATGA
- a CDS encoding response regulator, with amino-acid sequence MKKPFKLLIIDDSEEILTALTNFFTQKNYEVTSAANGLDGLKYIEAKDASFDLIITDLVLPNISGVAIISIVKKKFPQTPVIAITGWGEHPESLAKEAHADYVLEKPFKLPELEALAKKLLK; translated from the coding sequence ATGAAAAAGCCTTTCAAACTCTTAATTATCGACGACAGCGAAGAAATCCTCACGGCGTTGACCAATTTCTTCACTCAGAAAAATTATGAAGTGACTTCAGCCGCCAACGGACTTGACGGGCTGAAATATATCGAAGCCAAGGACGCCTCTTTCGACCTGATCATCACGGATCTGGTACTGCCCAACATCAGTGGCGTGGCGATCATTTCCATCGTCAAGAAAAAATTCCCCCAGACCCCGGTTATCGCCATCACGGGTTGGGGAGAACATCCGGAGTCGCTGGCCAAGGAGGCCCATGCCGATTACGTGCTGGAAAAACCGTTTAAATTGCCTGAGTTGGAAGCGCTGGCAAAGAAACTGTTGAAATGA
- a CDS encoding CpsD/CapB family tyrosine-protein kinase: protein MGKIHDALEKSGRANELKTIPSAGSHSVEVQAVKNEIKAKAPISPLTLPASGSGKIGPKEIDPNLITYHDPVSVEAEIFKILRTNILFPKTGHPPRTIMVTSAIPGDGKSFVAANLAISIAQGIEEHVLLMDCDMRRSSIHNCFGYRGTVPGLSDYLSNKQSLERLLKKTVVDKLTLLPGGTPPHNPAELLSSQAMKNLIKEAKERYRDRYIIVDSPPPQLTAETAALAKTIDAIIVVVKYASTPKDLVKELIIKLGREKVIGVVMNGYRVPLTERYGYGKYKK from the coding sequence ATGGGAAAAATCCACGATGCTCTTGAAAAATCTGGCCGTGCAAATGAACTGAAAACAATTCCTTCTGCGGGATCACATTCAGTAGAAGTGCAGGCAGTAAAGAACGAAATAAAGGCAAAAGCTCCAATAAGTCCTTTGACGCTGCCTGCTTCGGGTTCCGGGAAAATTGGCCCTAAGGAAATTGACCCGAATTTGATCACTTACCACGATCCAGTCAGCGTAGAGGCGGAGATTTTTAAAATCCTGCGTACCAACATCCTTTTCCCAAAAACAGGTCACCCACCCCGCACGATCATGGTAACCAGTGCGATCCCGGGCGATGGTAAATCTTTCGTTGCCGCCAACCTTGCAATCAGCATCGCTCAGGGAATTGAAGAACATGTGCTGCTAATGGATTGCGACATGCGTCGATCAAGCATTCATAACTGTTTTGGCTATCGTGGCACGGTGCCTGGACTGAGTGACTATTTGTCCAACAAACAGTCGCTGGAACGCTTGCTTAAAAAGACCGTCGTTGACAAACTGACCCTGTTGCCAGGCGGGACGCCTCCACATAATCCAGCCGAACTGTTGTCCAGTCAGGCAATGAAAAATTTGATCAAGGAGGCCAAGGAACGCTATAGAGATCGCTACATCATCGTTGATTCACCTCCCCCCCAGTTGACGGCTGAAACAGCGGCGTTGGCGAAAACGATCGACGCAATTATCGTTGTTGTCAAATATGCATCGACACCCAAAGATCTGGTTAAAGAATTAATTATAAAACTGGGCAGGGAAAAGGTGATCGGTGTGGTGATGAACGGCTATCGGGTGCCTCTAACGGAACGATATGGTTACGGAAAATATAAGAAATAA
- a CDS encoding sigma 54-interacting transcriptional regulator, with protein MAASAERKKLMQELPLLGLFMETILIQGENGVGKKCIAEAIHGFSVAKDDELEFIDAKDVSGKWIRETGKRLLGVRCSDRNGSSTVKIIENIENLPLPVQSQLLLLMESVNGDGMGKNKNEVSAPFITLAGGDLDASVQSGAFRKDLYHRLSVLKLTIPPLCGHDEDICAMAEHFAARYGIRSNGGICRLPEAVVANFTAYHWPGNIPELKQTVTQMVSAAQQGKCLEHASGPCNCSINGQEKRGVGAWIDAEDIHRYLQENSDISLKKAKTRYAAKVEKKIMKAALAHTNGNCKKASVLLNISYKSMLNKAKVYRLV; from the coding sequence GTGGCCGCATCGGCCGAAAGAAAAAAGCTGATGCAGGAGTTGCCCCTGTTGGGGTTGTTTATGGAAACAATTCTCATTCAGGGGGAGAACGGCGTTGGCAAAAAATGTATTGCTGAGGCGATACATGGTTTTTCGGTTGCAAAGGATGACGAACTGGAATTTATCGACGCCAAGGATGTATCCGGTAAATGGATTCGAGAAACCGGGAAACGCCTGCTGGGCGTGCGTTGCAGCGACAGAAACGGATCATCCACGGTGAAGATAATTGAAAATATCGAGAATTTGCCGTTGCCGGTTCAATCCCAACTGCTTTTGTTGATGGAAAGCGTCAATGGAGACGGGATGGGAAAAAATAAAAACGAGGTGTCGGCACCTTTTATTACACTGGCAGGTGGTGATCTGGACGCTTCGGTGCAATCTGGGGCATTCAGGAAAGATCTGTATCATCGATTGAGCGTGTTGAAACTGACGATACCGCCTCTATGCGGGCATGATGAAGACATTTGTGCGATGGCAGAGCATTTTGCTGCCCGCTATGGCATCCGCTCCAACGGTGGTATCTGCCGCTTGCCAGAGGCAGTGGTGGCCAATTTTACGGCATATCACTGGCCGGGAAATATTCCCGAACTCAAACAGACTGTTACGCAGATGGTATCCGCCGCCCAACAGGGAAAATGCCTTGAGCACGCGTCCGGACCTTGCAATTGCTCCATTAACGGGCAGGAGAAGCGCGGAGTCGGTGCCTGGATCGATGCCGAAGATATTCATAGATACTTACAGGAAAATTCAGACATCTCGTTGAAGAAGGCCAAGACACGGTATGCGGCCAAGGTCGAAAAGAAAATCATGAAGGCGGCGCTGGCCCATACCAACGGTAATTGTAAGAAAGCCTCGGTCTTGTTGAACATCAGCTACAAATCGATGCTGAACAAGGCTAAAGTGTACCGACTGGTCTAA
- a CDS encoding IS4 family transposase — MYQGRTVFSQVLDFLPRKSFRTCVKRYNGNYRIRSFSCYEQFLCMAFAQLTYRESLRDTVLCLRAMHNKLHDVGIQCKVARSTLADANEKRDWRIYCDFAQVLIGQARKLYADEDFGLELEETVYALDASTIDLCRSVFPWARFRSTKSGIKVHTLLDLRGNIPSFVRITDANVHDVNILDELLPEPGSIYVMDRAYLDFDRLHRLHRRWAFFILRTKANTKLRRLYSSPVDKSSGVICDQTVRPVVYKSAIGYPEKLRRIKYFDTETEKRLTFLTNHFELEARTVADLYKSRWQVELFFKWIKQHLRIKKFFGVSETAVKTQIWIAISVYVLVAIMKKRLALDQSLYTILQVLSITLFEKTLISRALTENDYNNKFTSGYIQLNLFDS; from the coding sequence ATGTATCAAGGGAGAACCGTCTTTTCGCAGGTACTGGACTTTTTGCCACGGAAAAGCTTTCGTACCTGTGTTAAACGTTATAACGGCAACTACCGAATTCGTTCTTTCTCATGCTACGAGCAGTTTCTGTGTATGGCATTTGCGCAACTGACCTATCGTGAAAGCCTCCGCGATACAGTTCTTTGTTTACGGGCGATGCACAACAAGCTTCATGACGTTGGAATCCAGTGTAAAGTCGCCAGGAGCACGCTTGCCGATGCCAATGAAAAACGGGATTGGCGTATTTACTGCGACTTCGCCCAAGTTTTGATCGGGCAGGCCCGAAAACTTTATGCGGATGAAGATTTCGGCCTCGAACTCGAAGAAACGGTTTATGCCTTGGATGCATCCACAATCGACCTTTGTCGCTCGGTTTTTCCATGGGCGCGGTTTCGATCCACCAAAAGCGGGATAAAGGTCCATACGTTGCTCGATCTCAGGGGAAATATCCCGTCATTTGTGCGCATAACCGATGCCAATGTTCATGATGTCAATATTCTTGATGAACTGCTTCCGGAACCCGGTTCGATTTATGTAATGGATCGTGCCTATCTTGATTTCGACCGGCTCCATCGATTACATCGCCGGTGGGCTTTCTTCATCCTGAGGACCAAAGCCAACACCAAGTTGAGACGGCTCTACTCCTCACCTGTGGATAAATCCAGTGGTGTGATCTGTGATCAAACCGTTCGCCCGGTGGTGTATAAATCGGCCATTGGCTATCCGGAAAAATTGCGACGAATAAAATATTTCGATACTGAAACCGAAAAACGCCTGACGTTCTTAACCAATCATTTCGAATTAGAGGCCCGGACCGTAGCTGATTTGTATAAATCCCGCTGGCAAGTGGAGCTGTTTTTCAAATGGATCAAGCAGCACCTTCGGATAAAGAAATTTTTCGGGGTTTCGGAAACCGCCGTAAAAACCCAGATCTGGATCGCTATATCCGTTTATGTGCTGGTGGCCATCATGAAAAAACGCCTGGCCCTTGACCAGAGCCTCTACACAATTTTACAGGTTCTGAGTATTACTCTTTTTGAGAAAACCCTTATTTCACGGGCATTGACAGAAAATGATTACAATAACAAATTTACTTCTGGATATATCCAACTGAATTTATTTGATTCTTAA
- a CDS encoding NAD-dependent epimerase, with protein sequence MKLDFNSALITGAAGFIGFHLSKRLLENGYQVLGVDNLNDYYDPQLKQSRLEILKDYPGFSFFRIDLADSVALTRIFKDNMIDVVVNLAAQAGVRYSLTNPQAYVESNLVGFVNILECCRHHDVKHLVFASSSSVYGANTNMPFSVHNNVDHPVSLYAASKKSNELMAHTYSHLFDLPCTGLRFFTVYGPWGRPDMALFLFTKAILAGKPINVFNHGKMKRDFTYIDDIVEGVVRVMKNLPESNLDWSGDAPDPGTSYARYKIYNIGNNNPVQLMDFIEAIENALGKKAIRNFMDLQPGDVPATYADVDDLIKDVGFKPDTSIEEGIGRFVEWYKKYYRM encoded by the coding sequence ATGAAACTTGATTTCAATTCTGCCTTAATTACCGGTGCCGCCGGTTTCATCGGCTTTCACCTCTCCAAACGACTGCTCGAAAATGGATATCAGGTCCTGGGTGTCGACAATCTGAACGATTATTACGACCCGCAGCTTAAACAGTCCCGCCTAGAAATCCTCAAGGATTATCCTGGTTTTTCCTTTTTTCGGATCGATCTGGCGGACAGCGTTGCGCTGACGCGAATTTTTAAAGACAATATGATCGACGTGGTCGTCAACTTGGCTGCCCAGGCCGGCGTCCGCTATTCGCTGACCAACCCGCAGGCGTATGTTGAATCCAACCTCGTCGGGTTCGTCAATATCTTAGAGTGCTGCCGGCACCATGATGTCAAGCACCTGGTCTTTGCTTCGTCCAGTTCGGTATATGGCGCTAACACCAACATGCCCTTTTCCGTTCATAACAATGTGGATCATCCTGTGTCGTTGTACGCGGCTTCAAAAAAATCCAATGAACTGATGGCCCACACGTATAGCCACTTGTTCGACCTGCCCTGTACCGGCTTGCGGTTTTTTACCGTCTATGGCCCTTGGGGTCGACCGGACATGGCCCTGTTTCTGTTTACCAAAGCTATATTGGCAGGCAAACCCATCAATGTCTTCAACCACGGTAAAATGAAGAGAGACTTCACTTACATCGACGACATCGTCGAAGGCGTGGTCCGTGTGATGAAAAACCTTCCGGAATCCAATCTGGATTGGTCAGGCGACGCCCCCGATCCGGGCACGTCCTATGCCCGTTATAAAATCTACAACATCGGAAACAACAACCCTGTCCAGTTGATGGATTTTATCGAGGCCATTGAGAACGCCCTGGGTAAAAAGGCCATACGAAACTTCATGGATCTTCAACCCGGCGACGTGCCTGCTACTTACGCCGATGTGGACGATCTGATCAAGGATGTCGGTTTCAAACCGGACACTTCCATTGAAGAGGGGATTGGACGGTTTGTGGAGTGGTACAAGAAATACTACAGGATGTAG
- a CDS encoding XrtA system polysaccharide chain length determinant — translation MASQPIPMDPKYIIDLIIKRRWIIIVPFVLAMVVGNYLAITLPRVYEASTLILIQPQRVPQNYVQSIVSTDPSERISTLSQQVLSRTNLEKLIQEFNLFQDDERSNMYMEDKLKSLRNRISIDVSRDRRGNDAFTISYQDKDPQKTMNVTNALASYFIDENLRLREAQAVGTSDFLDNELQNMKGRLEDVETKFKQYREKFMGELPEQLDSNLRILDRLQERLSENQKSLSEAKIRLASIQNEATALKAQSTTVIIGQNTHEEPTDLDRMKIQLENLLSRYTERHPDVIRLKARIAEMEKQDQSVAQTAPFVGSDGSVVQNQRVTMPPEFRMQYNEVLQEIKRLEVDIEDTQKQVLLYQKRVENTPKREQELLSLRRDYQNIQATYDSLLERKLEAEIAVNMERKQKGEQFRIVDPAKLPEKPIKPNMKKLFIFIVGAGLAIGGGIIFLLEYIDNSFKRPEDIEEDLELPVLCSIPLIISRKTRIIRRFEHAACAVFGCISIALFGVFAILSLKGVEQTLELIRKVGNL, via the coding sequence ATGGCTTCTCAACCCATACCCATGGATCCAAAATATATCATCGATCTCATTATTAAACGCCGTTGGATCATCATCGTTCCATTTGTTCTGGCGATGGTTGTGGGGAATTACCTGGCCATAACACTTCCTAGAGTTTACGAAGCCAGCACATTAATATTAATTCAGCCTCAAAGAGTTCCTCAAAACTATGTGCAGTCGATTGTTTCAACTGATCCAAGTGAGAGAATCAGTACGTTATCGCAACAAGTCCTCAGTCGTACCAATTTGGAGAAATTGATTCAAGAATTTAACCTTTTTCAAGATGATGAACGTAGCAATATGTACATGGAAGACAAGCTTAAGAGCTTGCGAAACCGCATTTCCATAGATGTTTCAAGAGATAGACGAGGAAATGATGCTTTTACCATCTCCTATCAGGATAAGGATCCTCAAAAAACAATGAACGTGACCAATGCCCTTGCATCCTACTTTATCGATGAAAATTTAAGGTTACGAGAAGCTCAGGCTGTGGGTACAAGTGATTTTCTAGATAATGAACTGCAAAATATGAAAGGACGGTTAGAGGACGTAGAGACAAAGTTTAAGCAATACCGCGAAAAATTCATGGGAGAACTCCCCGAGCAGTTGGACTCCAACCTGAGAATCCTTGACCGGCTTCAAGAGCGTTTGAGTGAAAACCAAAAGAGTCTGAGCGAGGCCAAGATTAGATTGGCAAGTATCCAAAATGAAGCCACTGCACTGAAAGCTCAGTCCACCACAGTTATTATCGGTCAGAACACGCACGAAGAACCCACCGACCTGGATCGCATGAAGATTCAGTTGGAGAATCTTCTCAGTAGATACACGGAGCGCCACCCTGACGTAATCAGATTAAAAGCCAGGATCGCCGAAATGGAAAAGCAGGACCAGTCCGTGGCGCAGACAGCACCTTTTGTTGGGAGCGACGGTAGTGTTGTTCAGAATCAACGGGTTACGATGCCTCCTGAATTCCGTATGCAATACAATGAAGTCCTTCAAGAGATAAAGCGGCTTGAGGTGGACATAGAGGATACCCAAAAACAGGTCCTGCTTTACCAGAAACGCGTCGAGAACACGCCTAAAAGAGAGCAAGAGCTGCTCAGTCTGAGGCGTGACTATCAAAATATCCAGGCAACTTACGACTCCTTGTTGGAAAGAAAGCTGGAGGCCGAGATCGCCGTGAACATGGAGCGCAAGCAGAAGGGAGAGCAATTCAGAATCGTTGATCCAGCCAAGCTCCCTGAAAAACCGATTAAGCCAAACATGAAAAAGCTATTCATTTTTATTGTTGGTGCTGGATTGGCTATCGGCGGTGGAATTATTTTTCTACTTGAATACATTGACAACTCTTTTAAACGTCCGGAGGATATCGAAGAAGACTTGGAATTGCCGGTGTTGTGTTCAATACCATTAATTATTAGCCGCAAGACACGAATTATAAGGCGTTTTGAACATGCCGCATGTGCAGTTTTTGGTTGTATTTCAATCGCACTCTTCGGAGTTTTTGCCATTCTGTCTCTTAAAGGCGTTGAGCAAACGTTGGAACTGATTAGGAAAGTCGGCAATCTGTAG
- a CDS encoding sigma-54 dependent transcriptional regulator — MGPPIIGVSRNMERVRELIEHVAHTGLNTVVFGESGVGKEVVAQNLYQKSPRLGKPFIKINCAALPEGLLESELFGYERGAFTGAEQKKKGKFQLAHSGVLLLDEIGDMSLPLQAKLLHVLQSGGEFSPLGSEKEVRADTWVIAATNHDLKKDIEEGRFREDLYYRLNIIKIYLAPLRDRPEDIPPLIDFYIQEYTSMLNNRHIAKPDDKVIDRLCAYSWPGNVRELQNVLKRMLVLGDCTQIVDELFESEQFVAKEDGGAEELNHHASLARILDLGGENSPDNQSFSLKTAKRKAVEMVEREIISHVLDKTEWNRSKASKILKISYKTLLYKISDLNIVPPEK; from the coding sequence ATGGGGCCACCCATTATCGGTGTGAGCAGGAACATGGAGCGAGTTCGGGAGCTGATCGAACACGTGGCTCACACGGGACTGAATACCGTTGTTTTCGGTGAAAGCGGAGTGGGCAAGGAGGTCGTTGCCCAGAATCTCTACCAGAAATCGCCCCGCCTGGGCAAGCCGTTCATCAAGATCAACTGCGCGGCATTGCCCGAGGGCCTGCTGGAGAGCGAACTGTTCGGTTACGAGCGCGGGGCGTTCACTGGAGCGGAACAAAAGAAAAAAGGCAAGTTCCAACTGGCCCACAGCGGGGTGTTGCTGCTGGACGAAATCGGGGACATGTCGCTTCCTCTCCAGGCCAAGCTACTTCACGTTCTTCAAAGCGGCGGCGAGTTTTCTCCCCTTGGATCCGAGAAAGAGGTCAGGGCCGATACGTGGGTGATTGCCGCCACGAACCACGACCTGAAAAAAGACATTGAAGAGGGTCGATTTCGCGAGGATCTCTATTATCGGCTCAACATCATTAAAATTTACCTGGCGCCATTGCGTGACCGGCCCGAAGACATCCCTCCGCTCATCGATTTTTACATCCAAGAGTATACCTCCATGCTCAACAACCGGCACATCGCCAAGCCGGACGACAAGGTGATCGATCGCTTGTGCGCCTACAGTTGGCCGGGCAATGTTCGCGAGCTGCAAAATGTTCTCAAGCGGATGCTGGTTTTAGGGGACTGCACCCAGATCGTTGACGAACTTTTCGAAAGCGAACAGTTCGTCGCCAAGGAGGATGGCGGCGCTGAGGAATTGAATCATCATGCCTCGCTGGCCAGGATACTCGATCTGGGGGGAGAAAATTCACCGGACAATCAGTCTTTTTCGCTGAAGACCGCCAAAAGGAAAGCGGTGGAAATGGTGGAACGGGAAATCATTTCCCACGTGCTCGATAAAACCGAGTGGAATCGCAGCAAGGCTTCGAAGATATTGAAAATCAGCTACAAAACGCTGCTTTATAAGATTAGCGATTTGAATATAGTGCCACCGGAGAAGTAA